A window of the Parabacteroides merdae ATCC 43184 genome harbors these coding sequences:
- a CDS encoding TonB-dependent receptor has product MKKSNERALCVPLLKKTKRIMKLTTLFSLGVACCISASTYAQGYKLSMNKQNSSIIEILKDIENNSEFTFFFNDNKVNVNKKASINVKDATLDEALAQVLKNTGYDYQIIDRQVLIKTASSSVSSVPSVQQNQKAITGIIKDVNGEPIIGANVVEKGTTNGTVTDIEGRFSLNVAPGATLVVSYIGYTTSEIVVGNKTDLAISLKEDSEMLDEVVVVGYGTMKKKDLTGAVAAVKGDDLAARKTTQLSTALQGAASGVTVTRDNSAPGATASIQIRGVTTIGETSPLVIVDGIPGDINQVNPEDVESMSVLKDAASASIYGSRAAAGVIVITTKRAKQDDLSLNYNFEYGWEMPTKLPEYVGAQRYLEMINETRFNDNNSGGWYQAYSEDQVNNWVKNNATNPDAYPIVDWQDAILKSSAPRQTHSINIAGGSKVVKTKASFRYDKTDGLYENRGYERYMIRINNDFKINKWLEAHLDVNYKRSKSEEPHTNPMELNFRATAPIYAVRWSNGLWGDVKDGENPLAMITDGGLKTSWHNRLGGKAAIDITPIEGLKISGVIAPTYNFNKVKSFVKQVPYTYANDPTTVKGYMAGYRTTKLTENRNDDYDVTTQFFANYNKSFGCHDLSAMIGYEDYYAFWENLSASRDQYELTNFPYLDLGPENLRDNGGNAEEYAYRSFFGRITYSYANRYLLQVNFRRDGSSRFAPDSRWANFPSFSAGWVMSEEKFMQDLNWNWLSYLKLRGSWGTLGNERITRIDDNNKQNYYPYQSALNFGSGLFYNGNSVSSLLTAAQQYYAVRNISWETTETWDIGLDANFLDSRLHFNFDFYKKKTKDILLALEIPKFIGYDNPFVNTGNMETTGYDIELGWRDQVGDFSYSVSANLSDFVSKMGDLGGTEFLGEKVKMKGSEFNEWYGYLSDGLFLTQEDVDNSPKLNNNVKVGDIKYKDISGPDGVPDGKISSEYDRVCLGGSLPRYTFGVNFAASYKGFDLAMMFQGVGSQNVRINSNMIEGLRNNWCGFPSILEGNYWSVNNTDAENAKAIYPRLTRNNIDSNMAMSDFWMFNGRYLRMKNLTLGYTLPSVLTKKISMESVRFYVSGNDLFCLSKYPHGWDPEVSTNGYPITTSVLLGVSVNF; this is encoded by the coding sequence ATGAAAAAAAGTAATGAACGGGCACTTTGTGTCCCATTATTAAAAAAAACTAAGCGTATCATGAAACTCACGACCTTATTTTCTTTAGGTGTCGCTTGCTGTATATCTGCTTCAACTTATGCGCAGGGTTATAAATTATCCATGAATAAGCAGAATAGCAGTATCATTGAGATTTTGAAAGACATTGAAAACAATAGTGAATTTACATTCTTTTTCAATGACAACAAAGTGAATGTAAATAAAAAGGCGAGCATCAATGTAAAAGATGCGACTTTGGATGAAGCGCTGGCTCAAGTACTGAAAAATACCGGTTACGATTATCAAATTATAGATCGACAAGTATTGATAAAGACAGCTTCGTCCTCTGTTTCTTCCGTGCCCAGTGTACAACAGAATCAAAAAGCGATTACCGGTATTATTAAAGATGTAAACGGTGAACCAATTATTGGTGCAAACGTTGTTGAAAAAGGTACGACAAACGGTACCGTTACCGATATCGAAGGGAGGTTCTCCCTTAATGTTGCACCAGGTGCAACATTAGTAGTTTCTTATATAGGATATACTACAAGCGAAATAGTTGTTGGCAATAAAACAGATTTGGCGATCAGTTTGAAAGAAGATTCTGAAATGCTGGATGAAGTGGTTGTTGTCGGTTATGGAACCATGAAGAAAAAAGATTTGACAGGTGCTGTTGCTGCTGTTAAAGGTGATGATTTGGCTGCCCGCAAAACGACTCAATTATCTACAGCCTTACAAGGTGCTGCTTCTGGTGTCACAGTAACACGTGATAATAGTGCTCCTGGAGCAACTGCTAGTATACAAATTCGAGGTGTGACGACTATTGGTGAGACAAGCCCTTTAGTGATTGTAGATGGAATTCCAGGGGATATTAATCAAGTGAATCCAGAAGATGTAGAGAGTATGTCCGTTTTGAAAGATGCGGCATCTGCTTCAATTTACGGTTCACGTGCTGCAGCTGGTGTGATTGTAATCACGACAAAACGTGCAAAACAGGATGATTTATCCCTAAACTATAATTTCGAATATGGTTGGGAAATGCCGACTAAATTACCAGAATATGTTGGTGCTCAGCGATACTTGGAAATGATAAATGAAACGCGTTTTAATGATAATAATTCAGGTGGTTGGTATCAGGCTTATTCTGAAGACCAAGTGAATAATTGGGTGAAAAATAATGCAACAAATCCAGATGCTTATCCTATAGTGGATTGGCAGGATGCAATTTTGAAAAGTTCTGCTCCACGTCAGACTCATTCGATTAATATTGCTGGAGGTAGCAAAGTTGTGAAAACGAAAGCCTCTTTCCGATATGACAAGACAGATGGTCTTTATGAAAATAGAGGATATGAGCGTTATATGATTCGTATCAATAATGATTTTAAAATAAATAAATGGCTTGAAGCTCATTTAGATGTAAATTATAAACGTTCAAAATCGGAAGAACCACATACGAATCCGATGGAATTGAATTTTCGTGCAACAGCTCCAATTTATGCAGTTCGTTGGAGTAATGGATTGTGGGGAGATGTCAAAGATGGAGAAAATCCATTGGCAATGATAACAGATGGTGGGTTAAAAACTTCATGGCATAATCGTTTAGGAGGTAAGGCTGCTATTGATATAACTCCGATTGAAGGATTAAAAATATCAGGAGTTATAGCACCGACATATAATTTTAATAAGGTGAAAAGTTTTGTAAAACAAGTACCTTATACCTATGCCAATGATCCAACTACAGTGAAAGGTTATATGGCTGGTTATAGAACGACAAAATTGACTGAAAATAGAAATGATGATTATGATGTAACTACACAATTTTTTGCAAATTACAATAAATCGTTCGGTTGCCATGATCTTTCAGCAATGATTGGTTATGAAGATTATTATGCTTTTTGGGAAAATTTGAGTGCATCTCGTGATCAGTATGAATTGACAAATTTCCCTTATTTGGATTTGGGACCTGAAAATTTGAGAGATAATGGTGGTAATGCAGAAGAGTACGCTTATCGTTCTTTTTTTGGACGAATCACTTATAGTTATGCCAATCGTTATTTATTGCAGGTAAATTTCCGTCGTGATGGCTCTTCTCGTTTTGCTCCGGATAGTAGATGGGCAAATTTCCCTTCTTTTTCTGCTGGTTGGGTTATGAGTGAAGAGAAGTTTATGCAAGATTTAAATTGGAATTGGTTGTCATATTTGAAATTAAGAGGTTCTTGGGGTACATTAGGTAATGAACGTATTACACGAATTGATGATAATAATAAACAAAATTATTATCCATATCAGTCAGCTTTAAACTTTGGTTCTGGTCTATTTTACAATGGAAACTCAGTGAGTTCTTTATTGACTGCTGCTCAGCAATATTATGCAGTTCGTAATATTTCTTGGGAAACAACAGAGACTTGGGACATTGGTTTGGATGCAAATTTCTTGGATAGCCGTTTGCATTTTAATTTCGATTTCTATAAAAAGAAAACGAAAGACATTTTGTTGGCTTTGGAAATTCCTAAATTTATAGGATATGATAATCCGTTTGTGAATACTGGGAATATGGAAACTACAGGTTATGATATTGAATTGGGATGGCGAGACCAAGTGGGGGATTTTAGTTATTCTGTTTCTGCTAACCTTTCTGACTTCGTGTCAAAGATGGGTGATTTAGGTGGTACGGAATTTTTAGGTGAAAAAGTGAAAATGAAAGGTAGTGAGTTTAATGAGTGGTATGGCTATTTGAGCGATGGACTCTTTTTGACTCAAGAAGATGTTGATAATTCGCCTAAATTGAATAATAATGTAAAAGTTGGTGATATCAAGTATAAAGATATTTCTGGTCCGGATGGTGTACCTGATGGTAAAATTTCTTCGGAATATGACCGTGTCTGTTTAGGAGGGTCATTACCCCGTTATACATTTGGTGTCAATTTTGCTGCATCATATAAAGGCTTTGATTTGGCTATGATGTTCCAAGGTGTGGGAAGTCAAAATGTTCGTATTAATAGTAATATGATAGAAGGTTTGAGAAATAACTGGTGTGGCTTCCCTTCTATTTTGGAAGGTAATTATTGGAGTGTGAACAATACTGATGCTGAAAATGCGAAAGCAATATATCCTCGTTTGACTCGTAATAATATTGATTCTAATATGGCGATGTCTGATTTTTGGATGTTTAATGGGAGATATTTAAGAATGAAAAACTTAACATTAGGATACACACTTCCTTCTGTATTGACAAAGAAAATAAGTATGGAATCTGTTAGGTTCTATGTGTCTGGTAACGATTTATTCTGTTTAAGCAAGTATCCGCATGGATGGGATCCGGAAGTCAGTACTAATGGTTATCCTATTACTACATCGGTGTTGTTAGGGGTATCGGTTAACTTTTAA
- a CDS encoding RagB/SusD family nutrient uptake outer membrane protein produces MKRNNIIVYLFSGVTLFSACHDLDLNPLSNGSTENWYSNETEIEMAVNELYRDTFWPLDEEGNTDWSDDKIYRENLTPFQNATLNGQTDKVKDLWSKQYKVVSRANSIILKADRAIEAGAMESKINAYVAEARFHRACAYAKMSSKYGDVPLVVDDVDIDKGMSMGRTDLATVKQFVYDEFDAAANALPTTYSGIKRATKGAALAMKARYALYMGDYDVVVAATKAVMDLNVYSLHKDYGDLFLTTTKNAEESIFLIPRSIEYNLVMDVHGWLPRNHGGYAVPNPTWDLFASYVCTDGLPIDESPLFDPHDPFKNRDPRLSMTIVPFGENFMGIEFNPHPEALEVMNYKTGQMIKNNDTRAVAQYASYNGLVWKKGMDETCLENANKIDPDKIIMRYADVLLMYAEAKIELNQIDQSVLDAMNEVRARAYGVDKSAVDQYPAFTSMDQQTLRSQLRMERRMEFANEGLRYMDLMRWKLMDKVMSKKVYMMLYPASLLIEKVVSQGDWFWPFAPDIDENGLADFSKLEAAGKIASIAEKKWDDRQYLWPIPTTEIQINTNMKQNPNY; encoded by the coding sequence ATGAAACGAAATAATATTATAGTTTATTTATTCAGTGGAGTAACGTTGTTTTCTGCATGCCATGATTTGGATTTAAACCCATTGTCTAATGGTTCAACTGAAAATTGGTATTCAAATGAAACTGAAATAGAAATGGCTGTTAATGAATTGTATAGAGATACATTTTGGCCGTTGGATGAAGAAGGTAATACCGATTGGTCTGACGATAAGATTTATCGTGAAAATTTGACACCTTTTCAAAATGCAACATTGAATGGGCAAACAGATAAGGTAAAAGATTTGTGGTCCAAGCAGTATAAGGTTGTATCACGTGCTAACAGTATTATATTAAAGGCGGATCGAGCTATTGAAGCTGGTGCAATGGAGTCGAAAATTAATGCTTATGTTGCTGAGGCTCGTTTTCATAGAGCATGTGCGTATGCAAAAATGTCTTCTAAATATGGTGATGTTCCATTAGTGGTAGATGATGTTGATATTGATAAAGGTATGTCAATGGGACGTACGGATTTAGCAACTGTGAAACAGTTTGTTTATGACGAATTTGATGCAGCTGCAAATGCCTTGCCAACAACATATTCAGGTATTAAAAGAGCCACAAAGGGAGCAGCATTGGCTATGAAAGCCCGTTATGCTCTTTATATGGGTGATTATGATGTGGTTGTTGCAGCGACTAAGGCTGTTATGGATTTGAATGTTTATTCTTTGCATAAAGATTATGGAGATTTGTTTTTGACTACAACCAAGAATGCAGAAGAATCTATTTTTTTAATTCCACGATCAATAGAATATAATCTTGTGATGGATGTACATGGTTGGCTGCCGAGAAATCATGGAGGATATGCGGTTCCGAATCCGACTTGGGATTTGTTTGCTTCGTATGTTTGCACAGATGGACTTCCGATTGACGAATCTCCTTTGTTTGATCCACATGACCCCTTTAAGAATCGTGATCCACGTTTGAGCATGACAATTGTCCCGTTTGGAGAGAATTTTATGGGTATTGAATTTAATCCACATCCAGAAGCATTGGAGGTTATGAATTATAAGACAGGACAGATGATTAAGAATAATGATACTCGTGCTGTTGCTCAGTATGCTTCTTATAATGGATTGGTTTGGAAGAAAGGTATGGATGAAACATGTTTGGAAAATGCAAACAAGATTGATCCAGATAAAATCATTATGCGTTATGCTGATGTTCTGTTAATGTATGCAGAAGCAAAAATTGAATTAAATCAGATAGATCAGTCTGTTTTGGATGCTATGAATGAGGTGCGTGCAAGAGCTTATGGCGTCGATAAATCAGCTGTGGATCAGTATCCGGCTTTTACATCTATGGATCAGCAAACATTAAGAAGTCAATTACGCATGGAAAGACGTATGGAGTTTGCTAATGAAGGGCTGCGTTATATGGATTTGATGCGTTGGAAGTTGATGGACAAAGTAATGAGTAAGAAGGTTTATATGATGTTGTATCCGGCCTCATTATTAATAGAAAAGGTTGTTAGTCAAGGTGATTGGTTTTGGCCTTTTGCCCCGGATATTGATGAAAATGGTTTGGCTGATTTTTCTAAATTAGAAGCTGCAGGTAAAATTGCTTCTATTGCAGAGAAAAAGTGGGATGATCGTCAATATTTATGGCCTATACCAACAACTGAAATTCAGATAAATACCAATATGAAACAGAATCCGAATTATTAA
- a CDS encoding FecR family protein, whose translation MEYKDKKYILKKLMQDALTEEERIALQSSRRVTKEMERQWNNAPDAVESDRPDEPSIWRNICKEVWQHDEGRNVVFYKIYSMVASILLVLGVAGTVYFALQDKANVPMYVVSSGIQNMESVSLPDGTKVQMGPGSRLTYPASFSGKTREIRLDGQAFFDVAKNREKPFIVHTEDMSVEALGTAFELFSYNMENKMEAILLNGKIKVSVENKETNQMKEYFVSPDEKILVDRQTGKISKQIVDADKYTAWRKQKMLSFENEKLSMIIPRLEQWYGRKVMCQKDLADKYRFTFKVRDESLEKILMLIQLSSPLKYKEIEDGNYSLTR comes from the coding sequence ATGGAATACAAAGACAAAAAATATATACTAAAGAAACTAATGCAAGATGCGCTGACCGAAGAAGAGCGCATAGCCTTGCAATCTTCTCGCCGGGTGACAAAAGAAATGGAGCGGCAATGGAATAATGCTCCGGATGCAGTGGAAAGCGATCGTCCGGACGAGCCGTCTATCTGGCGGAATATTTGTAAGGAAGTCTGGCAACATGATGAAGGACGGAATGTTGTATTTTATAAGATATATAGTATGGTCGCCTCCATCTTATTGGTATTGGGTGTGGCAGGGACTGTTTATTTTGCGTTGCAGGACAAGGCGAATGTCCCAATGTATGTTGTAAGTTCCGGTATCCAAAATATGGAATCTGTCTCTTTACCAGATGGAACGAAAGTGCAGATGGGACCGGGCAGCCGCTTAACCTATCCTGCCAGTTTTTCCGGTAAGACGCGTGAGATAAGATTGGACGGGCAAGCCTTTTTCGATGTGGCGAAGAATCGCGAAAAACCTTTTATTGTTCATACGGAGGATATGAGTGTGGAGGCGTTGGGGACTGCGTTCGAATTGTTCAGTTACAACATGGAAAATAAGATGGAAGCGATTCTCCTGAATGGCAAGATCAAAGTAAGTGTGGAGAATAAGGAAACAAACCAAATGAAAGAATACTTCGTCTCTCCCGACGAAAAGATCTTGGTGGACCGGCAAACCGGCAAGATTTCCAAACAGATTGTGGATGCCGACAAATACACCGCTTGGCGCAAACAAAAGATGCTGAGCTTCGAAAACGAAAAACTTTCCATGATCATCCCGCGTCTCGAACAGTGGTACGGCAGAAAGGTGATGTGCCAAAAGGATCTGGCTGATAAATACCGGTTCACTTTCAAAGTGAGGGATGAGTCGCTAGAAAAGATACTGATGTTGATTCAACTGTCTTCTCCATTAAAATATAAAGAAATAGAGGATGGTAATTATAGTTTGACCCGTTAG